The genomic DNA ACAGTTTTTATGGCCTGGGAAATTTTAATTCAAAAATTATGTTCCCCGTCGATCACCCCCTGGAGCTAAACAGACACAAAGAGACACCTTATTATAATGCATTGCAGTTTATTGTAATACGATGTATTATATACGGGCTACAAAACTTTATGCCTAAACACACCGTTACTTTTCGGATGGATTCTCAGAAAACCAAATCCTTGGACGCTATTGCTTTGGCGGCGGACCGGGATCGAAGTTATGTGTTGAACGAGGCGGTGGACCACTACATTGAGTTGCGACGGTGGCAAATGGGGCATATTCGTGCCGCTGGGGGGCAGGCGGAGAAAGGGCAATTTGTTTCGGGGGCGGATGTGGCGTCTGTTCTTCAGAAAAAGCGGCTGTGAAAATATTTTGGACCCGGCAGGCAGTGGGGGATTTAAGTAGCGCGTTGGATTGCGCCGCTTGTGAGAAGCCGACGGCTGTTCCTTCCGTGGTCCAGGTGATCGAAAAATCTGTGGCGTCACTTCTTCTTCATCCCGAGATGGGGCGGCCGGGACG from Elusimicrobiota bacterium includes the following:
- a CDS encoding type II toxin-antitoxin system RelE/ParE family toxin, with the protein product MKIFWTRQAVGDLSSALDCAACEKPTAVPSVVQVIEKSVASLLLHPEMGRPGRVKGTREMVVPGTPLLLSYGLRNDRVEILALIHGARKWV
- a CDS encoding CopG family transcriptional regulator; its protein translation is MPKHTVTFRMDSQKTKSLDAIALAADRDRSYVLNEAVDHYIELRRWQMGHIRAAGGQAEKGQFVSGADVASVLQKKRL